From a single Thioalbus denitrificans genomic region:
- a CDS encoding CDGSH iron-sulfur domain-containing protein has translation MTEPVVTQKHPYALELEAGTYWWCACGRSGSQPFCDGSHKGTGLAPVELRLEEKTRVWLCGCRHSGRKPHCDGTHKSL, from the coding sequence ATGACCGAACCCGTGGTGACCCAGAAGCATCCCTACGCCCTGGAACTGGAGGCCGGCACCTACTGGTGGTGCGCCTGCGGACGCTCCGGGAGCCAGCCCTTCTGCGACGGCTCCCACAAGGGCACGGGGCTCGCGCCGGTGGAGCTCAGGCTCGAGGAGAAGACCAGGGTCTGGCTGTGCGGCTGCCGCCACAGCGGCAGGAAGCCCCACTGCGACGGGACCCACAAGAGCCTGTGA